The nucleotide window CAACATTTCCCGGCGAAGTTCCTCCAGGCGTGCCTTGCACTGATCGATTCGGTGAGTGTTGTTTTCGATCAAAGCTTCGTAAAGAAGGGCCAGCTCGTAATCCAGTTCCAGTCGGAGAACGGGGATCCGTTTCTCCGGTTCCCGGCACTTGTAAGCTTTAATCACATCTTCCACAGTTCCGCTGCCCCCCTTTTTGCGAATGGATGCCTCATCGGATCGGATGCGCCTTCATCCCCATCATTTTCCATCGGCGATTCTGGATACAGGATGCCCCCTTGGCGGTCAAAATAAACCCCCGCACACCCTATAAGGAAACCAAACCGCCCGCAACGGCGGAAAAAGCCGGCATCCTCCTTTTTCGGATCCGACAAAATGGCGGAGGAACGGGGACTCTTTCTTTCACCATACGTTCCGCTCTCAGAGAAGGTAACGGCCCCTTCCCCCATTGCGCACCATCCATGTTTTTCCGTTCTGTTCTCCTTTATGCTAGAATGAAGAAAAGCGCTTGGCAGGTGAAAAACCATGAAACCGACCGGTTTCACCAAGGAAGATTTCGAAGTCTTTGCGATCCCCGGCCTCGACTCCCGGATGGAAGCCCTGAAAGCGCGCATCCGTCCGAAGTTGGAAGCGATCGGGGAAGCCGTGGTTCCCTTCCTCTCCTCCCGGCTCGGGGAACCGGTCTACGCCCACGTGGCCAAACACGCCCGGCGGACCGTCCATCCTCCGGATGACACCTGGGTGGCCTGGGCGACCAACAAACGGGGATACAAGGCTCACCCCCATTTCCAGACGGGGCTGTGGCAAACCCATTTGTTCGTCGTGTTCGCCCTGATTTACGAATCCCCGGACAAGGGAGCCTTCGCCCGCAACCTGAAAGAACGGCTGAATGAAATCTGGCCGTCGATTCCCGACCATTTCCTGCTGTCGGAGGATCACACGAAACCGGAAGCGGTCCGGAAGGGAGATTTGTCCCTCGACCAGGTGCGGCAGCGGCTGGACCGGCTGGAAACCGTGAAAAAGGCGGAGTTTCTGTGCGGCATCCACCTGGACCGCAACGACCCGGTGGTGGGGGATCCGGATCGCCTCGTAAGCACCATTGAAGAGACCATCGACAAGCTCCTTCCCCTCTACCGGCTCGCCGCGAGCGTGCGGGTTACCCAAGGATAAATCGAAAACGAGGAAAGAAACCGATGAAGCTGACTCCATGCTGAGGGAGGGACGCGATTTTCCGCCTCTTCTCCAATGCAGCAGGGGTTGCTGGGCGGAAAACCGTTCCGTTCCGGCATCGTCAATAAACTGAGAAACCCGCTCCAACGGCGGGTTTCTGTCGTCGGGAGCCGTATGCTCCCCATCAATGCTTCCGTGAGTGCCGTTTACAAGCGGAATCCGCCGTCCGCTCCAAGGCGCCTGCAGTCCTCATCCACCTTGCCTGACAACCAGGGTTCCCCGCATCAACACGTCGACCGGACTCCCCAGCCATACCGATGGGGACGAAGAACTCCATCTGAGCCGGATACATCCCCTTTTTTCCGATCCCGCCGGTCCTTGCTCCACCCGCACCCTCTCCGACAATCCGAGGGACTGAAACCGATGGTAACCGATCAAACCGAGGGCCGCTCCTCCGGTCGCCGCATCTTCACCGCCCTTGAGGGAAGTGGTAAAGACGCGGAGAGCGACGTGCCCCTCATCCATCACGGCAAAAAAGCAAAGACCCGTCCAGCCGTGCCTCCGGCACTCCCGCAGGATGATTTCGGACGAAAAGGTCAACCGATACAGAATGCCCGGGGAACGAAGGGGGATGTACAGCCTTTGCCTGCCGACGCCGGTGACGGCCGGTTCCCCGCCCAAAAGTTGTTCCTCCAGACCCAGCCGGTGGAGCACGGACCGATCCTTTAGCCGACGGGCCTTGTCCACATCCTGCCGGATCCAGTATTGTCCCTCGTCCCGATGCACCGTGACGGGACCGATCGCCGTCTCAAAGGGGCAATCCTTTCCCGCCTGCAGGCAAGCGGCCCCGGCCAAGAGGGTCTGGGTGCAGAAGGTCAGTTCCTCGTAGGGAGAGAAGGTCCGGTGCATCCAATTTCCCGAGGCGCTTTTCCAGACAAAACACGTATCCGGCAATCCCAACCGGCGGGCGACAAACTGACAGTCCCGGGGACGGGGGGGCGACGGACAAACCACCACCCCCGTCAGATTCCCCGGCATCGATTCCCGGTGAAACACCCTGGCCAGATAGACCTCCTCCACTTCCGATCCCTCCCCTTGCCGAAAAGTCTCAAATTCCCAGTTTCTCTTTCAGAAATTGTCCGGTGTAGGAAGCCTCGACCCGTGCCACCTCCTCCGGTGTTCCCTCCGCCACCAGGTTTCCTCCCGCCTCTCCTCCTTCCGGCCCGAGGTCGATCACCCAATCGGAACCGCTGATCAGATCCAGGTGATGTTCAACCAAAATCACGGTATGGCCCGCATCAACCAGTTTGTTCAGGAGAACGTGCAACCGCCGGACGTCACCCGGGTGCAATCCCGTCGTCGGTTCATCCAGCAGGTACAGGGCATGGCTTCGGGCTTTCCTGCTCAACTCCTTCGCCAATTTGATCCGCTGGGATTCGCCCCCCGACAGGGTGTTGACGGATTGTCCCCACTTCAGGTAGCCCAGGCCCACTTCCCTCAGCAATTCGGCCGTTTCCGTGATGACGCCGTGGTCATCGAAGACGGACAGGCTTTCCTCAACGGTCATGTCCAACACATCGGAAATGGAGTACCCCTTGTATTCGACGCGAAGCACCTCCTCCTGAAACCGCCTGCCGCGGCAGGCCGGACAGTGCACTTCCACCTCGGCAAGGAAATGCATGTACACCGGAACGACGCCGAGTCCCTGACACTTTTCACACCGCCCTCCGGGAGAATTGAAGGAGAAATGCTTGGCGGTCAAACCGGCGCGCCTGGCTTCCGGCAAACCGGTGTACCATTTTCTCAGATGGGTGTAGACGTCGGTATAAGTGGCCACGTTGGATCGTTTCATGCGCGTCAGAGGGGATTGGTCCACGGTGATCAGCTGCCCGACCCCCTTCCATCCGGAGATCTCCCTGCACCCGACGGGACTCCCCTTTTGCCAAGAAGCGGCCAGCACGTCAAACAGAAGCGTCGATTTCCCCGATCCCGACACACCGGTCACGGAGATCAGGCAGCCGAGGGGAAACGATACCGTGATCCCCTTCAAATTTCGAAGAAACGCCTCCCGGATCGTCAGCAGGCGGCCGTTTCCCTTCCTTCGTTCCCGTTTCGCGGGCCGGCCCGCCTCCCTGAAATGGGCTCCGGTCACCGATTTCGGATTGCGAATCAAATCGGCCAATCGTCCCTGACCGACCACCTCGCCCCCCAAGCTCCCGGCACCCGGCCCCATGTCGATGACGTGATCCGCCGCCTCGATCACCTCTTCATTGTGCTCGATCACCAAAAGCGTGTTTCCCGTTTCCTTCAGCCGCTTCAACACCCGGATGAGCCCCCGCGTATCCCGGGGGTGAAGACCCACGGTCGGCTCGTCCAGCACATACACCACACCGGTCAATCCCGAGCCGAGAACGGAAGCCAGCCGCAGCCGCTGCATCTCCCCGCCGGAGAGGGTCCCCGCCGGTCGGTCCAGCGACAGATAACCGAGGCCCACCTCCACCAGTCGCCCCATGCGCACAATGATTTCCTGCAAGATCGATTCCGTCAGACGTCGCTGTTGTTGAGTCAGCTGCTCCAGCACGGCACGGGCCCAATTCCGGGCGTCAGCGACCGAGCGCGAAGCGACTTCATCGATCGATAACCCGCCCACCGTGACGAGCCGACTCTCCTTTTTCAAACGGGTTCCCCGGCAATCGGGACAGGTTTTGGACTCAAACAATGCGGCTTCGGAAGATTCCCCGCCCTTTTCCCGGTACCTCCTCCAGATGCCCGTGATGACCCCCTCAAATTTTCCCTTTCTCACCGTCTTCGGCGGTTTCACCTCCGGGAAATGCCGCTTGAATTCTTCGCTTTCCACACCGTACAGGAGCAGGTCCCGCTGGGCCCGGCCGTACTCCTTGATCGGGGCATGTTCATCGAACGCAAGCCCGTAATGCGCGGCCGCCGCCTTCAGGATGGCCGTTTGATAATCGATGACGAAATCGTGCTGCCAAATCAGCACTCCCCCGTCCCGCAGGCTCCGGTTTTCGTCCAAAACGGCCGCTTCATCCAGGGTGACGATTTGACCCAACCCGCTGCAGGCGGGACACGCCCCCTCGGGCTTGTTGAAGGAGAAATGGGCCATCGTCCATTTCTCCACGGGCTGACCGCATCGGGGACACGAAATCCTTCCGGGCTCCTCCGCCTCCAAAGCATCTCCTTCCGGAGTGGGAACGATCGCCGTCCCGCAGGACGGGCAGGGGCGCGTTCCCGCCTTGGCGAACAGGATGCGGACCAACGTGTAGATGTCCGTCACGGTTCCCACCGTGGACCGGGGATTCCGGTTCGCCGCCTGCCGTCCGACGCTGATCGCCGGCGAAAGCCCGCGGATGGCGTCCACCTTCGGCTTGCTGATGGATTCCGCCGTGATCATCCCCCGGGATTCCAGATACAACCGCTGGCATTCCCTGAGAAGCGTATCCATGACCAGGGTGGATTTCCCGGAACCCGAGGGGCCGGTGACCACCACCAACTGATTCTTGGGAATGTTCAGAGACACATTCTTCAAGTTGTGCTCCCGGGCACCGCGCACCTCGATATGATTCCTCCCTCATGGCTTGACTTCGCACATCCATTCTATTACATTCGTGCAAGTACTAAACTTTAAGGAATTTTGCCCCGAAATGACGGGAGTTCTCAATGCATAACCTTTCTAGCGTGGTTGAATGTTCATCTATAATGTTGTTCAGAGGGGAAAAGGACCGACATGAGACCGATCGATATCGCCAGAAGGTTGAACATCAGCACCAGCACCCTGAGGAACTACGAAAGCCTGGGACTGGTTCCCCCCGTCCCGCGGGCGGCAAACGGTTACCGGGTGTACACGGAAGAACATGTGGCCTATTTTGAATGCATCCGGGCCATGATCCCGGGCTTCGGCATTCCCATCACCCGGGAAGTGGTGCGAAAGCTGCAGAAGCAGGAGGTTGATGAAGCCCTCTGGTTGGTGAACGAGCAGCAGGCGCTGCTTCATCGGGAAAAGGTTTTGACGGAAAAAACCATCCGCCTGCTGGAAACCGATGAGCTGGACAAACTGGAATGGAACAGAAAAAGAAAATGGATGACCATCGGAGAGGCGTCCCGGGAGACGGGCGTGCCCAGCTCCTCCATCCGGCACTGGGAAAGGGAAGGGCTGCTCTCGTTGCCGAGGGATCCGGAAAACGGCTACCGCCGGTTGTACCCCTCCCACATCCGACAGATCCTGATGATCCGCATCCTGCGCAACGCCGATTATCCCATCCATGTGATCCGGCAAGTGATGAAGGAACTGGGACACAACCACCTGGAAAATGTCCGGAAAGTGGCCCGGGATTCCCTGGTCAGACTGAACGACATCAACCGCTGTCAAATGCTGGGAGTGCACTATTTGTACCGGTTGTGCTGTTTGATATCGAACTGGTGACAGGCAAAATTCCTTCGCCCAGGGGGTGGACATGATCGTACTGGAACATTCGCCCCATCAGGAGCAGTTTATCCGGGCGGTATTCGAAAATGCCCATTATTGTCTGGTGATCGTCGACGACCGGGGATACATCATCTATTTGAATGAAAGCTATTGCCGATTTCTGGGGGTAAAGAGGGAGGAAGCCGTCGGGAAACATGTCACCGACGTGATTGAAAACACGAGGATGCACATCGTCGTTCAGACCGGCAAGGAGGAAATCGCCGACCTGCAGTACATCCGGGGAAACTACATGATCGCCAACCGCATCCCCGTGTGGTCCGAAGGGAAAGTGATCGGTGCCATCGGAATCGTCCTCTACCGCGACACCCAGGAATGGATGAAGATGAACAGCCACATCAAATCCCTCCTGCTGGAAGTGGAACAATACCGGAAACGGCAAAAAAAATCCCATGGCGCCATCTACTCCCTCCACGACATCATCGCCATATCCCCGCAAATGATCGAATTGAAAAACAAGGTGAAGCGGATCGCCGCCGGTAATGCCTCCGTCCTGATTACCGGAGAAAGCGGCACCGGAAAAGAGCTGTTTGCCCACAGCATCCATCAACTCAGCGAAAGAAGCGGAAAACCCTTTGTCACCGTCAACTGCGCCGCCATCCCCGAACATTTGATGGAGTCGGAATTGTTCGGCTATGAGCCCGGCGCTTTCACCGGTGCCCGCAAGGAAGGCAAGATAGGCAAATTCCAGATCGCCGACGGCGGCACGATCTTTTTGGACGAAATCGGGGACATGCCCCTGTCCGCCCAGGTGAAGATTTTGCGCGTCCTTCAGGACGGCGAAATCCAGCCCGTCGGGGCGGTGAAGCCTCGAAAAGTGGATGTCCGGGTGATCGCGGCCACCAACCAACCCCTGGAGGAACTGGTACGGGAAAAGCGATTCCGGGAAGATCTGTTTTACCGGATACACGTAATCCGGCTTCACATCCCTCCCCTGCGCGAAAGGAAGGAAGACATCCGGGCGCTGACGATGTTTTTCCTGCACAAAATCAGCGAGCGGACGGGGAAGCGGGTCGTCGACGTAGAGGATTCGGTGATGGAGCGGTTTCAGGAGTACCGCTGGCCCGGCAACGTCCGCGAGCTGGAAAATGTGGTGGAAGCCGCCGTGCACTTGACAAACCGTGAAATCATCACTTTGGAGGATCTTCCGGAACATTTGCTGATCGAGCCGGTCCGTCTGGAGGAGCACGGCAATTTAAAGGAAATTTTGGAACGGACCGAAAGGCAAGCCATCGAATTGGCCCTGCACAAGGCCAAGGGCGATAAATTGAAAGCGGCCAAAATTCTGGGAATCGGGAAATCGACCCTTTACGAAAAACTGAAAAAACACGGCCTGTAATCGTTCCGGATTTCCGGAAACCCTCCGGAAAACCGGAAATGCGCCAAAACGAAGGGATGCACCTCCTTCGGAACCCAACCTTTCCGGAAATACGGAAAAGTGAGACAACTGATCGGGAGGCGGGAGACCATTTTTTCGCCCGGCGACCTCCTCCTGTGGATTCGAAACAATAATCGCTTCCCGCTCATTTCGGCATCCTGACCTTTCCGGCATTCCGGAAAGGTTTTTTTGTGGCGGGACATCCTCCTATTTCGGCCCCCCTCGCGGCGGATCTTCCTTCCCTCCCGGTTGGCACATCTTTTGCACGATCGATGATTGAAGACTGAAAAAAGAAAAAGGGGGAATCGCGCGATGGTCGAAGACAAGGTGCTGTTGATCACGGGGGCGGCCAGCGGCATCGGTCATGAGATCGGCCGTCACTTCCTGAGACACGGGGCCAAGGTGGTGTTTACGGATATCGATGAAGGGAAGCTGACGGAAAAGACGGCGGAACTGAAGCGTCAGGGCCATGACTGCCTCGGGGTGAAATGCGACGTCACCGTCGAGGAGGAATTGAAGCGAGCCATCGCTGCGACGGTGGACACCTACGGCACCGTAGACATATTGATCAACAACGCCGGCCTGCAGCATGTGGCGAGGATCGAAGAGTTCCCCACCGAACGATTCGAGTACCTTCTCAAAGTGATGCTGGTGGCCCCCTTCATGGCCATCAAGCACGTGTTTCCCATCATGAAGAAGCAAAGGTACGGGCGCATCATCAATATCGCGTCCATCAACGGTTTGATCGGCTTCGCGGGAAAGGCGGCCTACAACAGCGCCAAGCACGGAGTCATCGGGTTGACCAAGGTGGCGGCGCTGGAAGCGGCGGATTCGGGGATCACCGTCAACGCCCTGTGCCCGGGTTATGTGGACACGCCCCTGGTCCGCGGCCAATTTGAAGACCTGGCCAGGACCCGGAACATCCCGGTGGAAAAGGTGCTGGACGAAGTGCTGTATCCCCTGATTCCCCAAAAACGGCTGCTGTCGGTCCGGGAAGTCGCCGACTACGCCCTGTTTTTGGCCAGCGACAAGGCCAAGGGGGTCACGGGGCAGGCGGTCGTCCTGGACGCGGGATACACGGCCCAATAAGCGGGCCCACCACATGACAGAGAAAGGGGAGATCCGATGCTCGGCATCCTGCTTGGACTGGCGGTATTGATGGTATTGGCTTACCGGGGATGGTCCATCATCTGGATCGCTCCGGTTTCGGCGGGGGTCGTCGCCCTGACCGGCGGCCTCGACCTGCTGGACGCCTACAAGGATACGTACATGGGCGGCTTCGTCGGCTTCGCCCGACAATGGTTCCCGGTCTTCATGCTCGGCGCCGTCTTCGGAAAGTTGATGGAAGATACGGGAATGGCCCAATCGGTGGCCGTTTCCCTGTCCAGATTGATCGGAAAGAAGCGGGCCATCCTAGGGGTGTTCCTTGCATCCGCCGTCTTAACCTACGGTGGAGTCAGTCTGTTCGTGGTCGTGTTCGCCGTGTATCCCCTGGCCGTAAGCCTCTTCCGGGAGGCCAACCTCCCCCGGCGGCTGATCCCCGGCACGGTGGCCCTGGGGGCCTTCACCTTCACCATGACGGCCATGCCCGGAACTCCTCAGATTCAGAACCTGATCCCGATGCAGTATTTCCACACCACGCCGACGGCCGCCCCGGTCATCGGAATCGTGGCCAGTCTGATCATGGGAGTGGGAGGCTATCTGTATCTTCGCCGGCGGGAAAAGGTTCTGTTGGCCCGAGGAGAGCATTTTACGGAACCGGACCGGCAAAAGGTGGTTGCGGAGCAGGAACATAAACTCCCGAACCCCCTGCTGTCCCTGCTGCCTTTGATCACCGTCCTGATCACTTTGAACCTGCTTCGCTGGGACATCATCGTCGCCCTGTTGTCGGGAATTTTGCTCATCCTGATTCTCAATTTCCGAAAAGTGAAATCCTTCGTCCAGGCCATCAATGAGGGAGCCGTCGGCTCCGTCACGGCCATCATCAACACCAGCGCGGCGGTGGGCTTTGGAACCGTCGTCAAAGCGGTTCCCGGCTTCGAAACCTTAACCAGCCTGCTGATCAACATGAAGGGGAACCCCTTGATTTCCGAAGCGATCGCCGTCAATTTGCTGGCAGGGGCGACCGGATCCGCCTCCGGCGGCATGGGGATCGCCCTGGAGGCCCTGGGACAGAAGTATTATGAACTCGCCCTCTCCACCGGCCTTTCGCCGGAGGCTTTCCACCGGATCGCCTCCCTAGCGTCCGGCGGCTTGGACACCCTCCCTCACAACGGGGCGGTGCTGACGCTCCTGACCATCACCGGCATGACCCACAGGGACAGTTATCTGGACATCTTTGTGGTATCGCTTCTCATCCCCCTTCTCTCCGTCGCCATGGCTATCCTCCTGGCAACCTTCGGCATTTATTGATCCCGCATGCGGACCTTACGTCATGCATACAGGCAAATCCGGCATGAAAATGCCGGGTTTGTCTTTTCAAAGGGCAGAATACCGCGGTCAATCGGACCTCCGGCATCCGGTCCAAAAATGGCCCAAAAAGAAAAACCCGCATTTTGCGGGCTCGCGCCTCAATCGTCGTCATTGCTGCCGTTTTCCATGAATATGGACGTCAGCGTGCCTGCGAAGATCTGATTCACGCCCAATCCCAGCCCTGCAATCACCACTTGTCCCGCCCCTCCCTTGCAGTTGTCAGTTTCATCTTACGGTTGCCGGCATCGCCGCTATCCTTTCCGGTATCCGGATGAGAATTGGTTGGGATACTTCCGGAGCCGGAAACATCCGGTCACGGAAATTTTCCGACCATTCGCCCCTTTTGTTTGACGTTGTATTATAACAATAATATAATATGGATATATTATATAACAGGCCCTGCCGGACAAAAAAAGAAACCCGCCCGAAGGCGGGAAATGATGGGTGCTTTTGATCAGCGATAGCTCTGCAGCAGGGCCTGTGTGTCTTCCTCCTTCAGCTGAAGATCCACCTTGACCGTAGCCACTTCGCTGGCCCCGATCATCTCCTCGTGGAAAACGGGGCGTTCCTGCTTGTACAGGACTCCGGTGACCACTCCTCCCGTTTCATGCAAGAGCCGGAGGGCTCCTTCGCGGTCGGTGGGATCGTAATCCTCCCGTTCATCCACGTTGACCAGCTTTTCCTTGAACCAATCGTAGGTGTTCACCTTGTTGAAGGTGACGCACGGGCTGAAGCAGTTGACCAGGGCGAAACCGCGATGGCGGATCGCTTCCTCGAAAAGGCGCGTCATCTGTTTGACATCACCGGAAAAGGCCTGAGCCACAAAGCTGGCGCCGTTGACGATGGCGGTTTCCACCGCCTTGACCGGTTCCTCCGCGGAACCTTTGGGCGAAGTCTTCGATTTGAACCCGCGCTCGCTGGTCGGGGAAAGCTGTCCGGTGGTCAAACCGTAGATGTGGTTGTCCATCACGATATAGGTCAGGTCGATGTTCCGCCGCACCGCGTGGACAAAGTGGCCCATCCCGATCCCGTAACCGTCGCCGTCTCCCCCGGCGGCGATCACCGTGAGATCCTGGTTGGCCAGTTTCACCCCCGTCGCCGTGGGCAAGGCCCGCCCGTGGAGGCTGTGGAAACCGTAGGAACCGAAGTGTTGGGCGATTTTCCCCGAACATCCGATCCCCGAAACCAGAACCACTTCCTCCGGCGCCAGCCCCAGGTCGGCGCATGCCTTCTGCAGGGAGGACAACACCGCATAGTCGCCGCATCCGGGGCACCAAGTGGGCCGGTTATTCGTGCGGAAATCTTTGATGGTCGCCATCACGCCGTCACCCCTTCCTCCTGATGGACATGTCCGAGGATCTCCTTCACCGTGAAGGGATCTCCGCTAAATTTCAGGCAGCTGACGATTTTGTCGTGAAAACCGACCCGGGCGCGGATCCGTTCGGCAAGCTGGCCGGTGGCGTTGTTCTCCACCACCAGGATGCGCTCCGCTCCCTCAAGAATCCGCCTGACCGACGCATCCGGGAAGGGATTGAGCACCCGGAGCTGCAGGTGACCGGTTCGGATTCCCCGGCTGCGCAGGATTTCCACGGCTTCCCGGATCTGGGCGGCGGTGGATCCGAAACCGACCAGCGTCCACTCGGTTTTTTCCGGGCCGTCGTAGCTGTAGCCGATGGCATCGGCGTCAAAGCCCTTCAGCTTGCGCAAGCGTTTACGCATCTGCTCCACCCGGGTCCGGGGATCCTCGATTTCCTCGATGGCACCATCATCGTGCTCGTTGCTCAGCGCCACGAAGCGTCCGTTTTTCTGGCCCGGAATCGAGCGCTTGGAAATCCCCGACTCGGTCACGGTGTAGCGGCGATACGCCCCCGGGGCCAACTGGGCCAGCTCCTCGTCGGAAATCAACTCGCCGCGATCGATGCGAATCGACGAGAAATCAATCGCTTTCACGGGCACCGATTGTTTGGACATGCCCAGGAACATGTCGGTGGCAATAATCACGGGGCATTGATACTTCTCCGCCAGATTGAAGGCTTCGGCGGTGTAACGGAAACACTCCTCCACGGAGGTGGGGGTGAGAACGATCCGCGGAATCTCCCCGTGGGAACCGTACAACAATTCATTCAGGTCCGACTGCTCCGTCTTGGTCGGCAAACCGGTTCCCGGACCGCCCCGCATCACATCCACCACCACCAGCGGGGTCTCGGTGATGCCGGCCAGGCCGATCGCCTCCTGCATGAGGGAAATGCCCGGGCCGGAAGTGGAAGTCATCGCCCGCACCCCCGCATAGTTGGCGCCGATCGCCATGATGCAGGCGGCAATCTCATCCTCCGCCTGAATCACTTTTCCGCCGAACCGGGGGAAATGGGCCAGCGCCGCATACATGATCTCCGTCGCGGGCGTGATCGGGTAAGCGGCCAGAAAACGGCATCCGGCAGCCAGCGCTCCCAAGGCGACGGCCTCGTTCCCGGAAAGGAACAGATGGCCTCCCCCGTCTTCTTCGGGTTCCGGATCCGGCAGCTTCTTCAGCTGGCCGAAATGGGCGAGGGCATAGTCATACCCCTTTTTCACGGCCTCCTTGTTCTTGGCGACCACCTGCTCCCCTTTCTTGCCGAAGCGATCCTCGATCAACGAATCGAAGGCGTCCGGCGAAAGACCGACCAGACCGGCGGACACGCCGCAAGCGATCATGTTTTTCATGATCGGGCTGCCCACTTCCTTGGCCATCTCCGTCACCGGAACCGGACAGAGGCGGATGTCTTTGCCCTCCGGGACCTTGAGGGACCGAATCCGGCTCGAGTCGTAAATGAGAGCCGCCCCTTCGTTCAGCTCCCAGCCGTTTTCATCCACTGTCCGCTGATCGAAAGCGATCAAAATGTCCAATCCGTCTCCATGATATCCCGTCTTCCGGGGAGAGACGCGAACCTTGTAGTTGGTGTGTCCTCCTTTGATCAGGGACATGAAGTGACGATACGCAAAGACGTAATGTCCCCGCCTGTTCAGCGCCATGGCGAAAATCTCGCCGGTGCTGTCGATTCCCTCCCCCTGGGCGCCGCCCACTTTCCAGGTCAATTCTGTCATGGTCTGTTTCACCTTCCTCCCACTTTGATATATAACAGACCTCCGCTTTTCGGCGGACAGCGGTTTCAGCCGCTCCCTGTCAAGCTAAGCTTATCGAAATAACGCATTTTTTTCAACCGGGACGGAAAGGAACCCGACTCATTTTTCCCGAACCGGGGAAACTGTCTCAATCAATGCCAAAGAGGTGTTACATCATGTTTCTTTCCCCGAAACATCCCTGCAAAAACATTCGAAATTCCGGCCGGATGATGACCCGAGATTCCGCGCAAGAGGTGGATTTTACCGTCGCCTGCCGAGCCAAATATCCCCTTTTGATCTCCCCGGGCATCTGCTATACTTATTGTCGTTAATTCTGGAAAGGCAGGCGGAAACACCCTTGAACAACCGGCAACAACGCACACCACTGTTTACGCGGCTGAAGGAACACGCGGCAAGAAACCCCCTTCAATTCCACATTCCCGGTCACAAAAAGGGACAGGGGATGGATCCGGAGTTTCGCGACTTCATGGGAGAGCGCGCGCTGTCCATCGATCTGATCAACATCGCTCCGCTGGACGATTTGCATCATCCCCACGGCCCCATCCAGGAGGCGCAAAAGCTCGCGGCGGAGGCCTTCGGGGCGGATCACACCTTCTTTTCCGTCCAGGGCACCAGCGGAGCGATCATGACGATGGTTCTTTCCGTCTGTGAACCCGGCGACAAAATCATCGTGCCGCGAAACGCGCACAAGTCCGTATTGTCCGCCATCATTTTGGCCGGGGGACATCCCGTGTTTGTTCATCCGGTGATGGACGAGCAGCTGGGAATCGCCCACGGCGTCACCGTTCAGGACGTGGAACGGGCCCTGCGGAATCATCCGGATGCCAAAGCGGTCCTTCTCATCAATCCGACTTACTACGGAATCGCCGGAAATCTGGCGGAAATCGTCCGCACGGTCCACCGGTGGAACATTCCCGTCCTGGTGGATGAAGCCCACGGGGTCCACACCCACTT belongs to Planifilum fulgidum and includes:
- a CDS encoding GntP family permease, producing MLGILLGLAVLMVLAYRGWSIIWIAPVSAGVVALTGGLDLLDAYKDTYMGGFVGFARQWFPVFMLGAVFGKLMEDTGMAQSVAVSLSRLIGKKRAILGVFLASAVLTYGGVSLFVVVFAVYPLAVSLFREANLPRRLIPGTVALGAFTFTMTAMPGTPQIQNLIPMQYFHTTPTAAPVIGIVASLIMGVGGYLYLRRREKVLLARGEHFTEPDRQKVVAEQEHKLPNPLLSLLPLITVLITLNLLRWDIIVALLSGILLILILNFRKVKSFVQAINEGAVGSVTAIINTSAAVGFGTVVKAVPGFETLTSLLINMKGNPLISEAIAVNLLAGATGSASGGMGIALEALGQKYYELALSTGLSPEAFHRIASLASGGLDTLPHNGAVLTLLTITGMTHRDSYLDIFVVSLLIPLLSVAMAILLATFGIY
- a CDS encoding 2-oxoacid:acceptor oxidoreductase subunit alpha, producing MTELTWKVGGAQGEGIDSTGEIFAMALNRRGHYVFAYRHFMSLIKGGHTNYKVRVSPRKTGYHGDGLDILIAFDQRTVDENGWELNEGAALIYDSSRIRSLKVPEGKDIRLCPVPVTEMAKEVGSPIMKNMIACGVSAGLVGLSPDAFDSLIEDRFGKKGEQVVAKNKEAVKKGYDYALAHFGQLKKLPDPEPEEDGGGHLFLSGNEAVALGALAAGCRFLAAYPITPATEIMYAALAHFPRFGGKVIQAEDEIAACIMAIGANYAGVRAMTSTSGPGISLMQEAIGLAGITETPLVVVDVMRGGPGTGLPTKTEQSDLNELLYGSHGEIPRIVLTPTSVEECFRYTAEAFNLAEKYQCPVIIATDMFLGMSKQSVPVKAIDFSSIRIDRGELISDEELAQLAPGAYRRYTVTESGISKRSIPGQKNGRFVALSNEHDDGAIEEIEDPRTRVEQMRKRLRKLKGFDADAIGYSYDGPEKTEWTLVGFGSTAAQIREAVEILRSRGIRTGHLQLRVLNPFPDASVRRILEGAERILVVENNATGQLAERIRARVGFHDKIVSCLKFSGDPFTVKEILGHVHQEEGVTA
- a CDS encoding 2-oxoacid:ferredoxin oxidoreductase subunit beta; the protein is MATIKDFRTNNRPTWCPGCGDYAVLSSLQKACADLGLAPEEVVLVSGIGCSGKIAQHFGSYGFHSLHGRALPTATGVKLANQDLTVIAAGGDGDGYGIGMGHFVHAVRRNIDLTYIVMDNHIYGLTTGQLSPTSERGFKSKTSPKGSAEEPVKAVETAIVNGASFVAQAFSGDVKQMTRLFEEAIRHRGFALVNCFSPCVTFNKVNTYDWFKEKLVNVDEREDYDPTDREGALRLLHETGGVVTGVLYKQERPVFHEEMIGASEVATVKVDLQLKEEDTQALLQSYR
- a CDS encoding 3-hydroxybutyrate dehydrogenase: MVEDKVLLITGAASGIGHEIGRHFLRHGAKVVFTDIDEGKLTEKTAELKRQGHDCLGVKCDVTVEEELKRAIAATVDTYGTVDILINNAGLQHVARIEEFPTERFEYLLKVMLVAPFMAIKHVFPIMKKQRYGRIINIASINGLIGFAGKAAYNSAKHGVIGLTKVAALEAADSGITVNALCPGYVDTPLVRGQFEDLARTRNIPVEKVLDEVLYPLIPQKRLLSVREVADYALFLASDKAKGVTGQAVVLDAGYTAQ